One window of Tepidanaerobacter acetatoxydans Re1 genomic DNA carries:
- a CDS encoding PTS sugar transporter subunit IIC: MDAIMNFLNDHFMPFAGRLAEQRHLKALREGIVAIMPLLLVGSLFLIIADPPIEALDAAVAPFSGELSKVSNATFGILALVASFSVAYSLSNSYKLDSLASGIISVSAFLLSMPATDNGNIPAEWLGSKGLFVAMIIAILAVEIQRFFMEKNIFIKMPAEVPPFVARSFAALLPGFVALLLVWIVNIVLLTTTKLTLPEAINIVLGIPIMNLGSSLPATLIAIVVIQLLWCVGIQGADIVAVFLGPVWLSLSEQNAVAKVAGEMLPNIITNQFIYVFVFVGGAGATFALALLLLNAKSSQLKAIGKVGIWPTMFNINEPITFGMPIIMNPVMFIPFILAPLAAAVTTYAAMATNLVARPYAIVPWTTPVFISGFLTTGDWKAVILQLVNIIIAAIIYYPFLKMWDKMKLEEETKQVTEVNI, from the coding sequence TTGGACGCTATTATGAATTTTTTAAATGACCACTTTATGCCTTTCGCAGGAAGGCTTGCGGAGCAGAGACATCTTAAAGCATTGCGTGAGGGAATTGTTGCCATAATGCCGCTTTTACTGGTAGGTTCTCTATTTTTGATAATAGCTGACCCGCCTATAGAGGCTCTAGATGCAGCAGTTGCACCTTTTAGCGGTGAACTTTCCAAGGTTTCTAACGCTACTTTTGGAATCCTTGCACTTGTAGCATCTTTTTCGGTTGCATACTCACTCTCGAATTCTTACAAGCTTGACAGCCTAGCATCCGGTATAATAAGTGTATCAGCATTTTTACTTTCGATGCCAGCTACAGATAATGGTAATATTCCTGCCGAATGGCTGGGAAGCAAAGGCTTATTCGTTGCTATGATAATAGCTATACTGGCAGTAGAAATTCAAAGATTTTTTATGGAGAAAAACATTTTTATAAAAATGCCGGCTGAGGTTCCGCCTTTTGTTGCCAGGTCTTTTGCAGCTTTGCTTCCGGGATTTGTTGCGTTGCTTTTAGTTTGGATTGTTAACATTGTATTATTGACAACTACAAAATTGACCTTGCCTGAAGCAATTAACATTGTTCTCGGTATACCTATCATGAACTTAGGCTCTTCTCTACCTGCCACTCTCATAGCAATAGTTGTAATTCAGCTTCTTTGGTGTGTAGGAATACAAGGTGCTGATATTGTAGCAGTCTTTTTAGGGCCGGTATGGTTATCTTTATCCGAACAAAATGCAGTAGCTAAAGTAGCGGGAGAAATGCTGCCAAACATTATAACAAACCAGTTTATTTATGTATTTGTTTTTGTCGGCGGTGCCGGTGCAACTTTTGCTCTTGCTCTTTTGTTATTAAATGCTAAGTCTTCACAGTTAAAAGCTATTGGTAAAGTTGGTATATGGCCCACAATGTTTAACATTAATGAACCCATAACTTTCGGTATGCCAATAATAATGAATCCTGTAATGTTTATTCCGTTTATACTGGCTCCCTTGGCAGCAGCTGTTACGACATATGCCGCAATGGCAACTAATTTAGTTGCAAGGCCTTATGCAATAGTCCCTTGGACAACTCCCGTTTTTATCAGTGGCTTCTTAACAACCGGAGATTGGAAAGCCGTTATACTGCAATTAGTTAATATTATTATTGCCGCTATCATCTATTATCCATTCCTTAAAATGTGGGATAAGATGAAACTCGAGGAAGAAACAAAACAAGTAACGGAGGTAAATATATGA
- a CDS encoding HIRAN domain-containing protein: MKPIYVAIVGLNHYFGSRIFKPGQFLRLVKDFENDYDGEAIMALLDPVGIVGYVANSVHTVPLGCYSAGRVYDTFDTTTYAVVRFVTKDVAIAEIIDKIQIEIYIAEGMSTSNEIGE, translated from the coding sequence ATGAAACCAATTTATGTGGCGATAGTAGGGCTAAATCATTATTTTGGGTCAAGGATATTTAAACCGGGACAATTCTTGCGACTTGTTAAGGATTTTGAAAATGACTATGACGGAGAAGCAATTATGGCACTGTTAGATCCAGTCGGCATAGTGGGCTATGTGGCTAACAGTGTTCATACCGTTCCGCTTGGATGTTATAGTGCCGGCAGAGTTTATGATACATTTGACACCACAACATATGCAGTGGTGCGATTTGTAACAAAGGATGTAGCCATTGCAGAAATTATTGACAAGATACAAATTGAGATTTATATAGCAGAGGGAATGTCAACATCTAACGAGATAGGGGAATGA
- the pglZ gene encoding BREX-3 system phosphatase PglZ: MKSAVIAKLKQSPIPFILLYDIDDITSSEDILTSITSQGFQLVNYDDSIAFRYFFEKNFREKPDCNVKLVLKVTGYHNYMPYDIESSFYNITLSLKELFPGLSYSILKELDSELYNRLYRVYKYMGQNLSQRETLDFILKNLFGIYPETINKFTDLIKALIDFYYENDSLPQVVSDYLADLLMCKEDFKEYPVKKLLEGADSFFDYLQGQWEIFVKGLTSTLPIKSAVDFSHKDIKIYLGSLFDEGYLTPVRSDNIDNVPLWVHRGILIDELGQLRAIYNNLLDRLYDTLDNITSYKDWLQAAKDWAEILVIYNDERIQGRLDEKAFISISDMLNSRFRTWLFDNYNLLPSLSYARAPVMVHHIPWYINYRMGKDATQKAALIVVDGMALDDWLIISRYLNRNSSCRFEEKFCFAWIPTITSISRQAIFSGQIPRYFGKTIFSTSEDERHWKKFWAERGIRPDAIYYMRGIKHFNENGLRDIVENPKSKMLGLVVNMIDDMVHGQQMLRAGLHQNLRLWMEKEGFKKFLQTLLERNFDVYITSDHGHVSSVGQGNLREGLAVDRAADRVRIYEQGKNYETALKRYKAYKWAGYGLPEEYNYIISDGCYSYGKDNEKNLTHGGISIEEVIVPFIHIRKEE; the protein is encoded by the coding sequence ATGAAATCAGCAGTTATTGCAAAACTTAAGCAAAGCCCTATACCATTCATATTATTATATGATATTGATGATATTACTTCATCGGAAGATATCCTAACTTCTATTACCTCACAGGGCTTTCAATTAGTAAATTATGATGATTCCATTGCATTTAGGTATTTTTTCGAGAAAAACTTTCGAGAAAAACCCGATTGCAACGTGAAACTTGTACTTAAGGTGACAGGCTATCACAACTATATGCCATATGATATTGAAAGCAGTTTCTATAATATTACTCTTTCACTTAAGGAATTGTTTCCGGGCCTTTCTTATAGTATATTAAAGGAACTGGACAGTGAGCTTTATAATAGGCTATATAGGGTATATAAGTATATGGGCCAAAACCTTAGCCAGCGGGAAACACTAGATTTTATTTTAAAAAACCTTTTTGGCATATACCCTGAAACAATTAACAAATTTACAGACCTAATAAAGGCTTTGATCGATTTTTACTATGAAAATGATTCGCTGCCTCAAGTAGTTTCAGATTATCTTGCTGATTTACTAATGTGCAAGGAAGATTTTAAGGAATATCCGGTGAAAAAACTATTAGAGGGTGCCGACTCTTTCTTTGATTACCTGCAGGGACAGTGGGAAATCTTTGTAAAGGGTTTAACTAGCACTTTGCCTATAAAAAGTGCGGTGGACTTTTCTCATAAAGATATTAAAATATATTTGGGCAGTCTTTTTGATGAAGGCTATCTAACTCCTGTCCGAAGTGATAACATTGACAACGTGCCTCTGTGGGTGCACCGAGGAATACTGATAGATGAACTTGGCCAACTTAGGGCAATTTATAATAATTTATTGGATCGCCTTTATGATACACTCGATAATATAACTTCTTATAAAGACTGGTTACAAGCAGCAAAAGATTGGGCTGAAATATTGGTTATTTACAATGATGAACGAATCCAAGGAAGGCTTGATGAGAAGGCTTTCATATCGATTTCCGATATGCTAAACAGCAGGTTTCGCACTTGGCTTTTTGACAACTATAATCTATTACCATCATTGTCGTATGCTCGTGCTCCGGTTATGGTTCATCACATCCCCTGGTATATTAACTATAGAATGGGAAAAGATGCTACGCAAAAAGCTGCTCTTATTGTAGTTGATGGTATGGCGCTTGACGACTGGCTTATCATTAGCCGGTATTTGAATCGGAATTCGAGTTGCCGCTTTGAAGAAAAATTTTGTTTTGCTTGGATTCCCACGATTACTTCGATATCCAGGCAAGCGATATTCTCCGGGCAAATTCCTAGGTATTTCGGCAAAACTATTTTCAGCACTAGTGAAGATGAACGTCATTGGAAGAAATTTTGGGCAGAGCGTGGCATTAGACCTGATGCTATTTATTACATGCGAGGCATAAAACATTTTAACGAAAATGGATTAAGAGATATCGTTGAAAACCCTAAATCTAAGATGCTAGGCTTGGTTGTAAATATGATAGATGATATGGTTCATGGTCAGCAAATGCTTCGAGCAGGACTGCATCAAAATCTTCGGCTTTGGATGGAAAAAGAAGGTTTTAAAAAATTCCTGCAGACTCTTTTAGAACGGAATTTTGATGTTTACATTACGTCAGACCACGGTCATGTTAGCAGTGTGGGTCAGGGCAACCTTCGGGAAGGCTTGGCGGTGGATAGGGCCGCTGACAGGGTAAGGATTTATGAACAGGGGAAGAATTATGAAACGGCTTTAAAAAGGTACAAGGCATACAAATGGGCAGGTTACGGTCTTCCTGAGGAGTATAACTATATTATCAGTGACGGATGTTACTCTTACGGCAAGGATAATGAAAAAAATCTTACTCATGGCGGTATTTCCATTGAAGAAGTAATCGTACCATTTATCCATATAAGGAAGGAAGAATAA
- a CDS encoding PTS lactose/cellobiose transporter subunit IIA produces MDYEQIILAIIAHAGNARSLSFEALQLAKEGNLQGAYQKMNEAKAELLNAHNVQSDILHKEAAGEKYEISLLLIHAQDHLMAATLAKDLIEEFIELYENAFKNKKSTE; encoded by the coding sequence ATGGATTATGAACAGATCATTTTAGCTATTATAGCTCATGCCGGAAATGCACGCAGTCTCTCCTTTGAGGCATTGCAACTTGCGAAAGAAGGCAATCTTCAAGGTGCTTATCAAAAAATGAATGAAGCTAAAGCGGAATTACTTAATGCTCATAATGTACAAAGTGATATTTTGCATAAAGAAGCTGCCGGTGAAAAATACGAGATTAGTCTACTGCTTATTCACGCTCAAGATCATCTTATGGCAGCAACATTGGCAAAGGACCTTATAGAAGAATTTATTGAGCTTTATGAAAATGCTTTCAAAAACAAAAAATCGACAGAATAA
- a CDS encoding sigma-54 interaction domain-containing protein, protein MASILKSMQNTVEKYAKVLSQVLGVDVEIVDDNFERIAGTGMFSGRINKNMENEGYVYKDVMKTGKQQIISEPGKHEICKNCPKIAQEGHCEETFEMSMPIKIGEKVVGVMGFVCFSEIQKEHILSNSETFMEFLEQMSDLISSKAKEEIEKQNMLTLIDMLNDIIDKIDQGVIVLDKNEKILKANSIAKSIFSINDTADIFPKIKIRATGNSLLNMKEYEFKAGTKNYMLIGEEYEIFEGDFNYSKVFIFTDLNSLKQKMFSATTTRENVNLENIIGESESIKMLKNKVKKIALSSSTVLITGESGTGKEIFARAIHAESDRKNKPFVAINCAAVPDTLLESELFGYVKGAFTGADPNGKIGKIEFTNKGTLFLDEIGDMPLYLQAKLLRVFEQKEIVRLGSNTPVPVDVRIIAATNKNLEKLIEEGAFREDLYYRLNVIPFYIPPLRERKDDIRVLTDYFVHKYSALFKKKVIGFESKVWDLLYSYSWPGNVRELENAVEYMINMLDDKGIITVNLLPQKIKSDLNRDDSLITLEELEKGLIERALHLYGNTVAGKQQAADALGIGIATLYRKLKKYDIQ, encoded by the coding sequence TTGGCAAGTATTTTAAAAAGCATGCAGAATACTGTTGAAAAATACGCCAAAGTCTTATCTCAAGTTTTGGGTGTTGATGTGGAAATCGTAGATGATAATTTTGAGCGTATAGCGGGCACAGGCATGTTTTCCGGCAGAATAAACAAGAATATGGAAAATGAAGGCTATGTGTATAAGGATGTCATGAAAACAGGTAAACAGCAAATTATTTCAGAACCCGGCAAGCATGAAATATGCAAAAACTGCCCTAAAATCGCTCAAGAAGGTCATTGTGAAGAAACCTTTGAAATGAGCATGCCCATAAAAATTGGAGAAAAGGTTGTAGGCGTGATGGGCTTTGTGTGCTTTAGCGAGATACAGAAGGAACACATTTTAAGTAATTCAGAGACCTTTATGGAATTTCTAGAGCAGATGTCTGATCTTATTTCATCAAAAGCAAAAGAAGAAATTGAAAAGCAGAATATGCTCACTCTTATAGATATGTTAAATGACATAATCGATAAAATAGATCAAGGGGTCATTGTGTTAGATAAGAATGAAAAAATTTTAAAGGCAAACAGTATAGCAAAGAGTATTTTTAGTATAAATGATACGGCAGATATATTCCCCAAAATAAAAATAAGAGCAACCGGAAATTCTCTTTTAAATATGAAAGAATATGAATTTAAGGCAGGAACTAAAAATTATATGTTAATTGGAGAGGAATATGAAATTTTTGAAGGTGACTTTAATTATAGCAAAGTATTCATATTTACTGATTTAAACTCACTAAAACAGAAAATGTTTTCTGCAACAACTACAAGAGAGAATGTGAATCTCGAAAATATTATCGGTGAATCCGAATCAATAAAAATGCTTAAAAATAAGGTCAAAAAGATCGCTCTATCATCTTCAACGGTTCTTATCACAGGGGAAAGCGGCACGGGAAAAGAGATATTTGCCAGAGCCATACATGCCGAAAGCGATAGAAAAAACAAACCTTTTGTAGCAATTAACTGTGCGGCAGTGCCTGACACACTTCTTGAAAGTGAGCTTTTTGGATATGTAAAAGGAGCGTTTACCGGAGCAGACCCCAACGGCAAAATCGGCAAGATAGAGTTTACTAATAAAGGCACTCTTTTTCTGGATGAGATAGGTGATATGCCTCTTTACCTGCAAGCAAAACTTCTTAGAGTTTTTGAACAAAAAGAGATTGTAAGGTTAGGTTCAAATACGCCTGTGCCTGTCGATGTCAGGATAATTGCCGCAACAAATAAAAACCTTGAAAAACTTATTGAAGAAGGGGCGTTCCGCGAGGATCTTTATTACAGGCTCAATGTCATACCCTTTTATATACCGCCCCTTCGTGAACGTAAAGATGATATACGGGTGCTGACAGATTACTTTGTTCATAAATATTCGGCGCTCTTTAAAAAGAAAGTTATCGGCTTTGAAAGCAAGGTTTGGGATTTGTTATATAGTTACAGCTGGCCCGGAAATGTCCGTGAACTTGAGAATGCAGTGGAGTACATGATAAACATGCTAGACGACAAAGGCATAATAACTGTAAACTTACTTCCTCAAAAAATAAAGAGTGATTTAAATAGAGATGACAGCTTAATTACATTGGAAGAGCTGGAAAAGGGTTTAATAGAGCGTGCCCTTCATTTATATGGAAATACCGTAGCAGGGAAGCAGCAAGCTGCGGATGCGCTCGGTATAGGAATTGCTACGTTGTACAGAAAACTTAAAAAGTATGATATACAATAA
- a CDS encoding sigma 54-interacting transcriptional regulator codes for MKRYQKVYEMVKSLCIQQLEQTGKIKGVCAKEVAESLDIYRSNTSADLNRLVREGKLKKTTGKPVLYSVNMDDIDTVNVHKTSEKFNNALEQNIIDKIIGANDSLKTAVLQAKAAIMYPPMGLHTLLLGETGTGKSMFAEVMLKYAKQIGVFDDKAPFISFNCADYAHNPQLLISQLFGVKKGTYTGADRDRAGLVGKADGGILFLDEVHRLPPEGQEMLFYLIDKGLYRRLGEIDTAHKAQILIICATTENPESALLATFMRRIPMVIKLPPLRKRTFSERLQLIRAFFTAESGYLKTDIHVPANSIKALMLYDCPNNIGQLKSDIKLSCAKAFIHYISGKENNLYIRSEDLPEYVRNGLLHYKEYRDKLEKLKLDSEMIFGASEDKSEAYKTTDTFNIYEAIEEKRSLLKKKGLAEKDIDLILYLDIETAIKKYMSKLNEQNMEQLYKVVDKKVVEVARTFLAYASNKLGKNFSDRVLYGISMHVSSTLERIKAGKSILNPHTEEIKKSYPAEFSTATKMPELIKENFGIDVPQDEIGFITMFLIAEDYTKKKDSARVGVLVAMHGESTATSMVDVTAKLLGERHAVGYNMPLDKKPETCLEELTQLVTKIDEGKGVIILVDMGSLVFFGDIIHERTGIPIKTVEMVSTPMVLEASRKAAMMSSLDEVYDAVVNLSPYIGRLYSNSIDYSNGIKDDVIVTACFTGEGAALKMKGMAEEIIEKTGCKADIIPIDIASIEEYNRKISQIKQEKNIIAVISSVKPQDKTLTYFSPKDLIKGKFKSFVYSKQHDKNIELLDQMREVIRENANIDAEKYIDEFIAFYKNLKAHNINLNEDMLAGFVLHIACAIEKIQTGNFKHRTDYSQTDFLKKEYEEDFYIIKSALQSMAKSFDIKFPDEIYANLVKVIHFV; via the coding sequence ATGAAACGTTATCAGAAGGTTTATGAAATGGTAAAATCGCTGTGTATTCAACAGCTTGAGCAAACCGGGAAGATTAAAGGAGTTTGCGCAAAAGAAGTTGCTGAGAGTTTAGATATCTACCGCTCAAATACTTCTGCTGATTTAAACCGTCTGGTAAGAGAAGGTAAATTAAAAAAAACTACCGGAAAACCGGTGCTTTATAGTGTAAACATGGACGATATTGATACAGTAAATGTGCATAAAACTTCAGAGAAATTTAACAATGCATTGGAACAAAACATAATCGATAAAATCATCGGGGCAAATGACAGCCTTAAAACTGCTGTCCTCCAAGCTAAGGCAGCTATTATGTATCCTCCCATGGGTCTTCATACTCTACTTCTGGGAGAAACGGGCACGGGCAAATCCATGTTTGCCGAAGTTATGCTTAAGTATGCCAAACAAATCGGAGTATTTGACGATAAGGCTCCTTTTATTTCATTTAACTGTGCCGACTATGCTCACAATCCACAACTGCTTATATCGCAATTATTCGGAGTGAAAAAGGGAACATATACGGGAGCTGACAGGGATAGGGCGGGTCTGGTCGGCAAGGCTGACGGAGGCATTCTTTTCCTTGACGAAGTTCACAGATTGCCACCTGAAGGCCAAGAAATGCTGTTTTATCTTATAGATAAAGGGCTATACAGAAGGCTTGGCGAAATAGATACAGCACATAAAGCACAAATTCTTATAATATGCGCTACTACGGAAAATCCGGAATCTGCGCTTCTTGCAACCTTTATGCGGCGCATACCTATGGTAATAAAACTTCCGCCGCTTAGAAAACGGACATTTAGCGAGCGATTGCAGCTGATTAGAGCTTTTTTTACGGCAGAATCCGGATACTTAAAGACAGATATACATGTTCCTGCAAATTCAATTAAAGCTTTGATGCTATATGATTGTCCAAACAACATCGGACAGCTTAAAAGTGATATAAAATTAAGCTGTGCAAAAGCCTTCATCCACTATATCTCCGGTAAAGAAAATAATCTGTATATTCGCAGTGAAGACCTGCCTGAGTATGTAAGAAATGGATTATTACATTATAAAGAATATAGAGATAAACTGGAAAAACTCAAATTAGATAGTGAAATGATTTTTGGTGCTAGTGAAGATAAGTCTGAGGCCTATAAAACGACAGATACGTTTAATATCTATGAAGCCATTGAGGAGAAAAGGAGTCTATTAAAGAAGAAGGGGTTAGCTGAAAAAGACATCGACTTAATACTATATCTTGATATAGAAACTGCCATTAAGAAATATATGTCAAAGCTTAATGAGCAAAATATGGAGCAGCTTTACAAGGTGGTTGATAAAAAGGTTGTAGAAGTAGCAAGAACTTTTTTGGCCTATGCCTCAAATAAATTGGGTAAAAATTTCAGCGACAGGGTTTTATATGGCATATCAATGCACGTTTCCAGCACTCTGGAAAGAATTAAAGCCGGCAAATCAATTTTAAATCCGCATACTGAAGAAATTAAAAAGTCTTATCCTGCAGAGTTTAGTACCGCAACTAAGATGCCTGAACTGATAAAAGAAAACTTTGGAATTGATGTACCGCAAGATGAAATTGGATTTATAACTATGTTTTTAATAGCAGAGGATTACACGAAAAAAAAGGATTCGGCAAGAGTAGGCGTTTTAGTTGCAATGCACGGGGAAAGCACAGCTACTTCGATGGTTGATGTAACAGCAAAACTTTTGGGAGAAAGGCATGCCGTAGGATACAACATGCCCCTGGATAAAAAACCGGAGACTTGCCTTGAGGAACTTACGCAACTTGTTACAAAAATTGATGAAGGAAAAGGCGTAATTATCTTGGTAGATATGGGGTCACTGGTATTTTTTGGCGATATAATACATGAACGAACGGGTATACCCATAAAAACCGTAGAAATGGTAAGCACACCAATGGTACTGGAAGCTTCAAGAAAAGCGGCTATGATGTCAAGCCTTGACGAAGTATACGATGCGGTTGTAAATTTAAGCCCATATATCGGGCGCCTTTATTCTAACAGTATTGATTATAGTAATGGCATAAAAGATGATGTAATTGTAACTGCATGTTTTACAGGCGAAGGTGCTGCTTTAAAAATGAAGGGAATGGCAGAAGAAATAATAGAAAAAACCGGCTGTAAGGCAGATATAATTCCTATAGATATTGCCTCAATCGAAGAATACAATAGGAAAATTTCTCAGATAAAGCAAGAAAAAAACATTATAGCAGTTATAAGCTCGGTAAAACCCCAAGATAAAACCCTAACATATTTTTCGCCGAAGGATCTTATTAAAGGTAAGTTCAAAAGCTTCGTATATTCCAAACAACATGATAAGAATATCGAACTCTTAGACCAAATGCGAGAAGTAATAAGAGAAAATGCTAATATTGATGCTGAAAAATATATAGATGAATTTATTGCTTTTTATAAAAATCTAAAAGCTCATAATATAAATCTGAATGAAGATATGCTGGCGGGATTTGTTCTGCACATTGCGTGTGCTATAGAAAAAATTCAAACAGGAAACTTTAAACACCGAACTGATTACAGCCAAACTGATTTTTTGAAAAAAGAATACGAAGAGGATTTTTATATAATCAAGTCAGCCTTACAATCTATGGCGAAATCCTTTGATATCAAATTTCCGGATGAGATATATGCAAATTTGGTAAAGGTTATTCATTTTGTGTGA
- a CDS encoding PTS sugar transporter subunit IIB, producing MKILLVCAGGMSTSLIVEKMKREIEKRKIEDIKVDANTIEELEQVIDDYDIVMVGPQIRYKEPYIKSLCAQRGKKYTIIPPAIYGAVDSAKILDLAINLINN from the coding sequence ATGAAAATATTATTAGTTTGCGCAGGCGGTATGTCGACAAGCCTGATTGTTGAAAAAATGAAAAGGGAAATTGAGAAACGAAAAATAGAAGACATTAAAGTTGACGCTAATACTATTGAGGAATTAGAGCAAGTCATTGATGATTATGATATAGTTATGGTTGGTCCACAAATTCGATATAAAGAACCATATATAAAAAGCCTATGTGCTCAAAGAGGCAAGAAATATACAATAATTCCACCTGCTATATATGGAGCAGTAGACAGCGCCAAGATTCTAGATCTTGCTATAAACCTTATAAACAATTAA